The Cricetulus griseus strain 17A/GY chromosome 9, alternate assembly CriGri-PICRH-1.0, whole genome shotgun sequence genome has a segment encoding these proteins:
- the Myadm gene encoding myeloid-associated differentiation marker, which produces MPVSVTRTTITTTTTSSSSTIVGSPRALTQPLGLLRLLQLISTCVAFSMVASVNAWTGPMGNWAMFTWCFCFAVTLVILIVELGGLQARFPLSWRNFPITFACYAALFCLSSSIIYPTTYVQFMAHGRSRDYAIVATTFSCVACLAYATEVAWTRARPGEITGYMATVPGLLKVFETFVACIIFAFISEPFLYQHKPALEWCVAVYAICFILAAVTILLNLGDCTNMLPIPFPTFLSGLALVSVLLYATAIVLWPLYQFDQRYNGYPRRASDASCTYTHTPHSVCFWDRRLAVAILTGINLLAYVSDLVYSTRLVFVKV; this is translated from the coding sequence ATGCCGGTGTCAGTAACCCGCACAACCATCACAACGACAACGACATCATCGTCATCCACCATCGTGGGGTCCCCTCGGGCACTGACCCAGCCCCTGGGCCTCCTCCGCCTCCTGCAGCTAATATCCACCTGTGTGGCTTTCTCGATGGTGGCCAGTGTGAATGCTTGGACTGGGCCCATGGGGAACTGGGCCATGTTCACCTGGTGTTTCTGCTTTGCTGTGACCCTCGTCATCCTGATTGTGGAATTAGGCGGGCTCCAGGCCCGATTCCCCTTGTCATGGCGAAACTTCCCCATCACCTTCGCCTGCTACGCGGCTCTCTTCTGCCTGTCATCTTCCATCATCTACCCCACCACCTACGTGCAGTTCATGGCTCACGGACGCAGCCGGGACTACGCCATCGTCGCCACCACCTTCTCCTGCGTCGCTTGTTTGGCCTATGCTACCGAGGTGGCCTGGACTCGCGCAAGGCCTGGTGAGATCACCGGCTACATGGCCACCGTGCCGGGGCTGCTCAAAGTGTTTGAGACCTTTGTAGCCTGTATCATCTTTGCCTTCATCAGCGAACCGTTCCTGTACCAGCACAAGCCGGCGCTGGAGTGGTGTGTGGCCGTCTATGCCATCTGCTTCATCCTGGCGGCGGTGACCATCCTGCTCAACCTGGGAGACTGTACCAACATGTTGCCCATCCCGTTCCCCACCTTCCTGTCGGGCCTGGCCTTAGTCTCTGTCCTCTTGTATGCCACTGCCATTGTCCTCTGGCCCCTCTACCAATTCGACCAGAGGTACAACGGCTACCCCCGGCGTGCGTCGGATGCAAGCTGCACTTATACACACACGCCCCACTCTGTGTGCTTCTGGGACCGCCGCCTGGCGGTGGCCATCCTGACGGGCATCAACCTGCTGGCTTATGTGTCTGACCTGGTGTACTCCACCCGCCTGGTGTTTGTCAAGGTCTAA